In Uranotaenia lowii strain MFRU-FL chromosome 2, ASM2978415v1, whole genome shotgun sequence, one genomic interval encodes:
- the LOC129749614 gene encoding C3 and PZP-like alpha-2-macroglobulin domain-containing protein 8 isoform X2 — translation MASNIELDTEDKLEYRFYPATNGVVNFKVRAANDAHLALTTGPEESDPMLEVFIGGWKNSKSVIRKNRTKPDVAEVDTPDVLNAGEFRGFWVKWFDDNKVITVGMEGAAAAFLSYENPEPFPINFVGVCTGWGACGSWIIEQNESAPSAPAAALVSGGAACWVPAANGEIPPGAVVGGSDGGSDEPIYIGRAQHEGAIIPGKVVASHGVCYVAWGGAENPKAEYEVLCDGTGTFVPVSGGEIPPNALPAGESEDGEPLFIGRVPHEGSVTVGKVQQSHGVCYIPYGGQEMAFAEYEIYVSQ, via the exons AACTCGACACCGAGGACAAGTTGGAGTACCGCTTCTACCCGGCTACGAATGGGGTGGTCAACTTCAAGGTTCGCGCCGCTAACGATGCCCATCTGGCGCTGACTACCGGACCGGAAGAATCGGACCCGATGCTGGAGGTCTTCATCGGTGGCTGGAAAAATAGCAAATCGGTCATCCGCAAGAACCGCACCAAGCCGGATGTGGCCGAGGTGGACACTCCCGATGTGCTGAATGCCGGCGAGTTCCGCGGATTTTGGGTCAAGTGGTTCGATGATAAC AAAGTTATCACCGTCGGCATGGAAGGGGCGGCCGCAGCTTTCTTGTCCTACGAAAACCCGGAACCGTTCCCGATCAACTTTGTCGGAGTGTGCACCGGTTGGGGAGCGTGTGGATCGTGGATCATCGAACAGAACGAATCCGCTCCATCGGCTCCGGCTGCTGCTCTAGTTTCGGGAGGGGCAGCTTGCTGGGTTCCGGCAGCCAACGGCGAGATTCCACCAGGTGCCGTTGTGGGTGGAAGCGATGGTGGATCCGATGAGCCGATTTACATTGGCCGTGCACAGCACGAAGGAGCCATCATTCCTGGAAAGGTTGTGGCATCTCATGGGGTGTGCTACGTTGCCTGGGGAGGCGCAGAAAACCCAAAAGCTGAATACGAAGTTCTGTGTGATGGTACTGGTACATTTGTACCCGTTTCCGGAGGTGAAATTCCACCAAATGCTCTGCCGGCCGGAGAATCTGAGGATGGTGAACCATTGTTCATTGGACGTGTACCACACGAAGGCTCCGTCACGGTGGGAAAAGTCCAGCAATCGCACGGTGTTTGCTACATTCCATACGGAGGACAGGAAATGGCATTTGCCGAATATGAAATCTACGTTAGTCAGTAG
- the LOC129749614 gene encoding uncharacterized protein LOC129749614 isoform X1, with protein MQTGPAAHRRVKEKKQHNVTNPNSPNSDEAPSVIISPATSEVEIIDCPQVQTDDATSQDETVVVSSGIDNIIISNSSSADRKAPAKTTSVIRFEELDTEDKLEYRFYPATNGVVNFKVRAANDAHLALTTGPEESDPMLEVFIGGWKNSKSVIRKNRTKPDVAEVDTPDVLNAGEFRGFWVKWFDDNKVITVGMEGAAAAFLSYENPEPFPINFVGVCTGWGACGSWIIEQNESAPSAPAAALVSGGAACWVPAANGEIPPGAVVGGSDGGSDEPIYIGRAQHEGAIIPGKVVASHGVCYVAWGGAENPKAEYEVLCDGTGTFVPVSGGEIPPNALPAGESEDGEPLFIGRVPHEGSVTVGKVQQSHGVCYIPYGGQEMAFAEYEIYVSQ; from the exons ATGCAAACAGGACCGGCTGCTCATCGTAGAGTGAAAGAGAAAAAACAGCACAATGTAACTAACCCAAATTCGCCAAATTCGGATGAAGCTCCATCGGTCATTATAAGTCCGGCGACGTCCGAGGTGGAGATTATCGATTGCCCACAGGTGCAAACAGACGATGCCACCTCACAGGATGAAACCGTCGTCGTCAGCAGCGGAATCGATAATATTATTATTAGTAACAGTAGTAGTGCTGACCGAAAAGCACCCGCCAAAACCACCTCGGTCATCAGATTTGAAG AACTCGACACCGAGGACAAGTTGGAGTACCGCTTCTACCCGGCTACGAATGGGGTGGTCAACTTCAAGGTTCGCGCCGCTAACGATGCCCATCTGGCGCTGACTACCGGACCGGAAGAATCGGACCCGATGCTGGAGGTCTTCATCGGTGGCTGGAAAAATAGCAAATCGGTCATCCGCAAGAACCGCACCAAGCCGGATGTGGCCGAGGTGGACACTCCCGATGTGCTGAATGCCGGCGAGTTCCGCGGATTTTGGGTCAAGTGGTTCGATGATAAC AAAGTTATCACCGTCGGCATGGAAGGGGCGGCCGCAGCTTTCTTGTCCTACGAAAACCCGGAACCGTTCCCGATCAACTTTGTCGGAGTGTGCACCGGTTGGGGAGCGTGTGGATCGTGGATCATCGAACAGAACGAATCCGCTCCATCGGCTCCGGCTGCTGCTCTAGTTTCGGGAGGGGCAGCTTGCTGGGTTCCGGCAGCCAACGGCGAGATTCCACCAGGTGCCGTTGTGGGTGGAAGCGATGGTGGATCCGATGAGCCGATTTACATTGGCCGTGCACAGCACGAAGGAGCCATCATTCCTGGAAAGGTTGTGGCATCTCATGGGGTGTGCTACGTTGCCTGGGGAGGCGCAGAAAACCCAAAAGCTGAATACGAAGTTCTGTGTGATGGTACTGGTACATTTGTACCCGTTTCCGGAGGTGAAATTCCACCAAATGCTCTGCCGGCCGGAGAATCTGAGGATGGTGAACCATTGTTCATTGGACGTGTACCACACGAAGGCTCCGTCACGGTGGGAAAAGTCCAGCAATCGCACGGTGTTTGCTACATTCCATACGGAGGACAGGAAATGGCATTTGCCGAATATGAAATCTACGTTAGTCAGTAG